The window GAAATAATCCACTAAAAATTGCAATTTTTGACGCAGCGGTTGTCTTTAAATTCGGCTTCGAAAACGACTTTGCCAAAAGCATAGCGGTGGTAAGTGCCATTGCGGATGCCTCGAACAAAATTCATGTCCTCTTCGATGACGCCCATTTCGTCAAACGATTTATAGACGCCGTGAACCTGCCCGTTTTCGTAAGGAATCTGGCGACGGAGCTTACCATTTTCGTCCCAAGTTTCCGAAACACCATTCAGAACGCCGCGACGATACGTCTCGCGGCTTTTTCTTCGGCCATTTTCGAAATAGACAATGCTAAAGCCCTCTTCTTCGCCGTCCAGGTAGCCTACAGTTTCGCGCAACTTTCCATTTTCGTCGTACGAACGTAAAACACCATCTAACTTGCCATCCCTATACGGGGCCTCTACCGCCAATTTTCCGTTCGGATGGTACGAAAGCGCCACCCCCTCGCGCACGTCGGTCCCCTTTTTGACCGTGTAAATTCGAGAGATTCGGCCATCATCATACGTCGTGCGAACAGTATCCAAAGCCATAGCCACGGACTTAGGCGCCGCAGAGGCCGTGATTGCCGTGCCAAACATCACGAAAGCCGCAAAAATTGTAAAAAAACGCTTTTCCATCGCATTATAATGTAGCATTATCCATTTAGATTATGTATTTTGTGAGCGTCATGAACGTTACTTTTTTAAATCCCCCCTTCCACCCGATGTTCAGTCGGGAATCTAGATCCCCGTGTGTTACGAAGTCCAGTACACTTTACTGGCCCATGTTTTTGAGCTATGCTGCCGGCGTTTGCGAAGCCGACGGTAACGAAATCCAGCTGATTGACAGCCCCGCCATGGAACTTGACCTCGCGCAGACGCTCGAAGGCATCAAGAAGTTCGGCCCGGAACTCGTTATTTGCAGCACTAGCACCCCGAGTATTTTGAATGACCTCAAGGTTGTCCACGCCATCAAGCAGGAAATGCCAAACGTGAAGGTGGCCATCATGGGTACGCACGCGACCGCCGAGCCGCTCGAATCCATGGAAATGGAACCGTCTTTGGACTACGTGGTGATTGGCGAAGCCGACTACACCTGTAGGAACCTCGTCCGCGCCCTCCGTGGCGATGGCGCTCCCGTTGGTCAGTTTGCAGGTCTTGCCTACCGCACCGCCGAAGGCAAGGTGGACTTCCAGCCCGAAGGTCCGAAGATTGAAAATCTGAACGAAATCCCGTGGGTCTCGAAGGTCTACCGCAAGCACCTTTACAGCTGCTACAAGAAGTATTTCTACGGCGCAAACCTGAACCCGCTTATCGTGATTCTCAGTGGTCGTGGTTGCCCGAACCACTGCAGCTACTGCGTGATTCCGCAGACGCTCAACGGTCACAAGTTCCGCCGCCGCGATCCGAAGGATGTTGTCGACGAACTCCAGTACATCAAGGAAAACTTCGAAGACTTAGGCGAAGTTTTCTTTGAAGACGATACGTTTACGGCAAGCCACGAACACGTGCGCCAAATTTGCAACTTGATTCTTGAACGTGGTCTCAAGATTACTTGGAGCTGCAACGCCCGCGCCGATGTGCCGCTCGACTTGCTCAAGCTCATGAAGAAGGCCGGTGGCCGCGAAATGTGCGTGGGCTTCGAAAGCGCCTCCCCCGAGGTTCTCGAAAAGATCCACAAGGGCGTGAAGAACACCGATAAGGCTATTGAATTTACGAAGAATGCCCGCAAGGCAGGACTCCTCGTTCACGGTTGCTTCATGGTCGGTAACCCGGGCGACACGCCGGAAACGCTCCGCATGACGCTCGACTACGCCAAGAAGCTGAACCCGAACACAGCCCAGTTCTACCCCATCATGGCATACCCTGGCACCGAAGCTTACAAGGAAGCTCTCGCCAGTGGCGCTTTGAAGTCGAAAGATTACAGCCAGTGGCTCGACAAAGACGGTTTCCACCGCACTACGATCCAGCGTGGCGAACTCACGAGCCAGGCTCTCGTTGACTTCTGCGACAAGGCCCGCCGTGAATTCTACTTGCGTCCGAGCTACATCATTCGTCAGGGCATCATGGCCATCAAGAACCCGCGTGAACGTTACCGCGTTCTCCGTGGATTTGGCACGCTCGTGAAGCACCTGTTTAGGAAGCATGGTGAACTCGCCCCGGTCGCAAGACAGGCTCCGACTAATAAGCAGTAGAGGGAACCCCGAGGTTTCCCTCTAGACTCCCTTCCTTAGTACAATTACAAGATGTCCGCCACGTGCGGGCATTTTTATTTTGTATTTTATAATTCGAATTAGTTCACAAGAGGTTATTATGATTTGCAAAAAATGCGGAAGAGAATACGAAGACGATATGCCGAAATGCCTGTGGTGCGATGCACCGAACGAAAGCTTGTCTTCGCAAGACGGGGACGACGCCTCGACCGCAGATTCCGAAGCGCAAGAAGAAGCCTACAGTGAATCGCTCAAAAAACTCGTCGACCCAGAACTTGAACGAGCTTTCGACGACAACGTACGACGCGGAAAGAGTGCCATCTCGTGGACAAAATTCCAGATAGTCCTAAACATCCTTTTCTTCTTCGTAGGAGTAAAGACATTCGGCGCATTCCAGAACTATCAAGTTGGAACAACCGTAAGCGAAGAAGTTAAAAGCGCTTTGGGGACCATATTCCTTTTACTTTTGTTCACCGCCATTCCCTTTTGCGTTTTCATCGGCAAAAACTGGCTATGGGTGTATCACGCCCATAAAGAACAAAGCAAATTCACAGAGACGTTTTTCGCTCCGTGGGGAGCCGTAATCTGCTACTACATCCCCGTCGTCAATTACTTCGTCTTTAAAGCATTATTAGAAAATCAAGGCAACACGTTAAAATTACTCGGTATAAAAGTTAAAACAGAGTCAAACAAGTTGCTGACATGGTTCTTTATTTTCAACATTGCAACACCCATTTTCAATTATCTCACTTGTAAAAGCTTAAATACTCCTATACTATTCATCAGTACGATTTTGTGGATTATCCTTACCGTTCTCGGCATCAAGCTCATCAAAGCCGCAACAGCAAACGAGCAGGCAGTGCACGACCAGCTGGAGAACAACCGCATCAACAAAAAAGTTGAAGAGATCATTGCCCAGCGGGAAGCGGTCTAAGCAAAGCCAACTGCGCCGATGGCGCTACCTCAGTCGGTCAAACTTTTTCATTTCTTTGTCCAAAAACGTGTCGACGTACTTGGCGTAAATAAGCGTCGTATCCAAGTTGCGGTGGCCGAGAAGTTTGCTTGTTGCAGGTAACGGGATTCCAATCGTGATGCACGTTGTTGCAAAAGTATGCCGTGCCAGGTGGCAATGGACATGCTTGTAATGCCCTAGCTTTTTAGCGGCCTTGCGGAGCGTGCGATTGAATGTCGAATTGTCCACCACATGAAACACACGCCCAGACGTTAGCGGGTTCGGGAGCAACAGCCGCGCCTGCACAGGAATCGGGATGTACACAGCCTCGCCCGTCTTATGCATTTGCTTACGGATTTTCCAGTCGAAGATTTCCGAAGCATCAAGCGTACGCAAGTCCCCGTAACGGAGCCCCGTAAAACAGCTGAACAGGAACACGCGCATCACGTCATCTTCTGCCCGTGTCAAAGCGACATGCGACTCCATGTAACTCAAATAAAGATGTTTCAGCTCACGCAACGTCAAAAATCCACGACGCGAATAGGCACGCCCCACCTTCACGTTTTCAAACGGGTCGCCATGAATCACTCCGTCCGCCTTCATCTTGTTGCAAAAAATACGGAACACCGAAAGCGCCTTGACCACAGTCGCTTCTTTATTGTGGAGCGTTTCCAAGTAGCGCTTGTAATTCCGCACTGTCTCAGAAGTCACAGCATCGCATTCGAGCTCCGGTTCAAAAAGCGCAATTTTCTTCAAATTCCAGTAATACGTGCGTACCGTCAAAGGTGCGAGTTCATCGGCATCCTTCTTTAAATAGTCTAGCGCACAGTCCAAAAAACGCATAAAACCTCCAATTGTTTATATATTTATGCTAACGTATTTATTACACGTTTTTACGGAGGGAACCATGAACGATATTATCCAGGCGGTAAACATCTGTATCGACTTGTTCAGCCTTTCCATATTGTTCCTCATTTTGGTTCTCCTCTGGGTCGGGCATTGGCGTAACGACAGGCTTCAGTACAACTTTACAGGCATGATAATCGCCTACCACGGCGTGATTATCACGTACGCCATCATCCACTTTTGCGACGGTGAACTTTCGGCCCCAGTTTATACCATTGTCGATTTAGTCAGCTTTGTTTCAAGCGCGCTGTGCATATACTACTTTTCGCAGTACGTATTTGCATTCCTCGAAAACAGGAAATGCGAACTACGTAAAATCACGCGCTATACCATTTATGCACTTTGCGTTCTCGACTTTTTGCTGAACGTCGGCGTAGACATCTCTACAGGCGACATTACCCGCGACTGGACTTCAAACGAGACAATCGTTTCTTGGCTTGCCACAGGCGTTTGGGGCATTCTCATGACGGGAATCATCATTTATTACCGCAAGCAGTTTGGACTACGGACTTTTACCTTCTTTATCATCTACTTTATTCTGCCCTTTATTGCAGGCTCGGCAGCTCCGTTTGTCGAAGGGATCCGCGTGGATATCGTCAGCGTGGTCTTCGTAATTGTCTGCCTTTTTGTCGGTGTTCAGGTCAGCGAAAACACATCGCATAAAATGTTCGAAAAACTGAGTTTCAACGACGCCATGACGGGACTTTTCAACAGAAACTACCTTGTGATGCACCCCGACGATGTGAAGCGCAAGCTCCCATGCAGTTACGTGATGTTTGACCTAAACCACCTCAAGGAAATTAACGACAACTACGGACACAGCAAGGGTGATGAATACATACGAAACTTTGCCGAGATTCTAAAGAAGATTCTCCCCGAAAACGCCGAAGCCATCCGCACCGGAGGCGATGAATTTTTGGTGATTATTCCCAAATTCAACCGCGCAAAATGTGAAGCGTTTTTAAGCCGTTTCATTGAGGAATCCAAACAAACTCAAGTTCAGGGAATTACGGAAAGCGCCGCCTACGGCTTTGCGGT of the Fibrobacter sp. UWB2 genome contains:
- a CDS encoding site-specific integrase, whose amino-acid sequence is MRFLDCALDYLKKDADELAPLTVRTYYWNLKKIALFEPELECDAVTSETVRNYKRYLETLHNKEATVVKALSVFRIFCNKMKADGVIHGDPFENVKVGRAYSRRGFLTLRELKHLYLSYMESHVALTRAEDDVMRVFLFSCFTGLRYGDLRTLDASEIFDWKIRKQMHKTGEAVYIPIPVQARLLLPNPLTSGRVFHVVDNSTFNRTLRKAAKKLGHYKHVHCHLARHTFATTCITIGIPLPATSKLLGHRNLDTTLIYAKYVDTFLDKEMKKFDRLR
- a CDS encoding toxin-antitoxin system YwqK family antitoxin, giving the protein MEKRFFTIFAAFVMFGTAITASAAPKSVAMALDTVRTTYDDGRISRIYTVKKGTDVREGVALSYHPNGKLAVEAPYRDGKLDGVLRSYDENGKLRETVGYLDGEEEGFSIVYFENGRRKSRETYRRGVLNGVSETWDENGKLRRQIPYENGQVHGVYKSFDEMGVIEEDMNFVRGIRNGTYHRYAFGKVVFEAEFKDNRCVKNCNF
- a CDS encoding radical SAM protein, with protein sequence MFSRESRSPCVTKSSTLYWPMFLSYAAGVCEADGNEIQLIDSPAMELDLAQTLEGIKKFGPELVICSTSTPSILNDLKVVHAIKQEMPNVKVAIMGTHATAEPLESMEMEPSLDYVVIGEADYTCRNLVRALRGDGAPVGQFAGLAYRTAEGKVDFQPEGPKIENLNEIPWVSKVYRKHLYSCYKKYFYGANLNPLIVILSGRGCPNHCSYCVIPQTLNGHKFRRRDPKDVVDELQYIKENFEDLGEVFFEDDTFTASHEHVRQICNLILERGLKITWSCNARADVPLDLLKLMKKAGGREMCVGFESASPEVLEKIHKGVKNTDKAIEFTKNARKAGLLVHGCFMVGNPGDTPETLRMTLDYAKKLNPNTAQFYPIMAYPGTEAYKEALASGALKSKDYSQWLDKDGFHRTTIQRGELTSQALVDFCDKARREFYLRPSYIIRQGIMAIKNPRERYRVLRGFGTLVKHLFRKHGELAPVARQAPTNKQ
- a CDS encoding GGDEF domain-containing protein, producing the protein MNDIIQAVNICIDLFSLSILFLILVLLWVGHWRNDRLQYNFTGMIIAYHGVIITYAIIHFCDGELSAPVYTIVDLVSFVSSALCIYYFSQYVFAFLENRKCELRKITRYTIYALCVLDFLLNVGVDISTGDITRDWTSNETIVSWLATGVWGILMTGIIIYYRKQFGLRTFTFFIIYFILPFIAGSAAPFVEGIRVDIVSVVFVIVCLFVGVQVSENTSHKMFEKLSFNDAMTGLFNRNYLVMHPDDVKRKLPCSYVMFDLNHLKEINDNYGHSKGDEYIRNFAEILKKILPENAEAIRTGGDEFLVIIPKFNRAKCEAFLSRFIEESKQTQVQGITESAAYGFAVRTTGLQSEEEVIAAADRQMYLQKKASREGR